One Rosa chinensis cultivar Old Blush chromosome 5, RchiOBHm-V2, whole genome shotgun sequence genomic region harbors:
- the LOC112164197 gene encoding uncharacterized protein LOC112164197: protein MDMEHQEITNPEITESNNNGGGLLIKLKMAKAEPFSEQGNRKPENLAPQFTKICHICHKGFESGKALGGHMRMHVQESKGLIKSSSKSPKPAVVKNSATEFSTSTTDSSGEPVCIECGKIFPSKKSLYGHMRSHPDRPYRGIEPPQSTKNSSTSTLSDALPQNNHKAAEDQQIDSAGTARIWFGPNPKVVPDLVKIVPSWSQTAKRGTKGTSLSETNSETDDDCDDELDLSEAVHDLMMLAQANPKGAEEATNSNFMTKNEDRDGKDRTVIDYVGVAKKRKQKLEIEEDGDFVSGFDLGKSRNHLELGVDLKEDSEEELSDSENSESIVLANMMRRKKRRKMKLEDLEGAVVAQDHQHQSHHHKVYPCSLCNKSFQSHQALGGHMSSHNKFKNNIQYPVEHDHHQSGSDDTNNGNANLTNAATQVDHDQAESHQCRFCNRTFPTGQALGGHMRSHWTGPNDPAQSSQTGRKGLDIDLNELPPMEYEQGIDYSGAGYGTSSYNSVT from the coding sequence ATGGATATGGAGCACCAAGAGATCACTAACCCTGAGATCACTGAGAGCAACAACAATGGAGGAGGACTACTGATCAAGCTCAAGATGGCAAAGGCTGAACCTTTTTCGGAACAAGGTAATCGGAAACCTGAAAACCTTGCTCCTCAATTCACTAAAATCTGTCATATTTGCCACAAAGGTTTCGAGTCCGGGAAAGCTCTGGGAGGTCACATGAGAATGCATGTCCAAGAGAGCAAGGGACTGATCAAGAGCTCTTCGAAATCTCCGAAGCCGGCGGTGGTGAAAAATAGTGCCACTGAATTCAGTACTAGTACTACTGATTCCAGTGGTGAACCTGTCTGCATAGAGTGTGGTAAGATTTTCCCGTCAAAGAAATCTCTCTATGGACACATGAGGTCACACCCGGATAGGCCTTATAGGGGAATTGAGCCTCCTCAATCAACCAAGAACAGCTCCACTTCAACTTTATCTGATGCTTTGCCTCAAAATAATCACAAGGCAGCTGAGGATCAGCAGATTGATTCTGCTGGGACAGCTCGAATCTGGTTCGGGCCTAATCCGAAAGTGGTTCCTGATCTGGTTAAGATTGTGCCTAGCTGGTCTCAAACTGCGAAAAGAGGTACGAAAGGTACTAGTCTTTCTGAAACCAACTCTGAGACTGATGATGATTGTGATGATGAGTTGGATTTGAGTGAAGCTGTCCATGATCTGATGATGTTAGCTCAAGCCAATCCAAAAGGAGCTGAGGAGGCTACCAACAGCAATTTCATGACCAAAAACGAGGATCGTGATGGAAAGGACAGAACGGTAATTGACTATGTGGGTGTAGCCAAGAAGAGGAAGCAGAAGCTTGAAATTGAGGAGGATGGGGATTTTGTAAGTGGGTTTGATCTAGGGAAGTCTAGGAATCACTTGGAGCTGGGAGTGGATTTGAAAGAGGACAGTGAAGAGGAGTTATCGGATAGTGAAAACTCCGAGAGCATTGTGCTTGCAAACAtgatgaggaggaagaagagaaggaagatgAAATTGGAAGACTTGGAAGGAGCGGTTGTTGCTCAAGATCATCAACATCAAAGCCATCATCACAAAGTTTATCCTTGCAGTCTTTGCAACAAGTCATTCCAAAGCCACCAAGCATTGGGAGGACACATGTCAAGCCACAACAAGTTCAAGAACAACATCCAGTACCCTGTGGAACATGATCATCATCAATCTGGTTCTGACGATACTAACAATGGAAATGCTAATCTCACCAACGCAGCCACCCAAGTTGACCATGATCAGGCTGAAAGTCACCAATGCAGATTCTGTAACAGGACTTTTCCAACAGGTCAAGCATTGGGAGGTCATATGAGGTCTCACTGGACCGGTCCAAATGATCCAGCTCAATCGAGCCAGACCGGGCGCAAAGGCCTCGACATTGACCTCAATGAGCTTCCACCTATGGAGTATGAACAAGGTATAGACTACTCCGGAGCTGGTTATGGCACTTCTTCTTATAATTCAGTTACTTAA